One Bacteroidales bacterium genomic window carries:
- a CDS encoding ABC transporter ATP-binding protein translates to MIKTENLQKIFRTEDVETWALHQVSLEIASGEFVAIMGPSGCGKSTLLNILGMLDTPTSGAYLLNGEDVSVYSEPQRTRLRKGVIGFVFQSFNLIEDMNVFENIELPLIYMGVSPARRKEKVQAAMERMQITNRSKHFPQQISGGQQQRVAIARAVVAGPKIILADEPTGNLDSKNGREVMGLLSELNKDGTTVVMVTHSQHDAGYATRVLNLFDGELISEVKL, encoded by the coding sequence ATGATCAAAACAGAAAATCTTCAAAAAATCTTTCGTACAGAAGATGTTGAAACCTGGGCGCTGCATCAGGTCAGTTTAGAGATTGCTTCAGGTGAATTTGTTGCTATTATGGGGCCGTCTGGTTGCGGTAAATCTACGCTGCTTAATATTCTCGGTATGCTTGATACTCCCACCAGTGGTGCTTATTTACTCAACGGAGAGGATGTAAGCGTTTATTCCGAGCCGCAACGCACACGGCTGCGCAAAGGTGTTATTGGGTTTGTTTTTCAAAGTTTCAACCTGATCGAGGACATGAATGTTTTTGAAAACATAGAATTACCATTGATATATATGGGTGTTTCGCCTGCCAGGCGTAAAGAAAAAGTACAGGCAGCTATGGAGCGGATGCAAATCACTAATCGCTCCAAGCATTTTCCGCAACAAATTTCAGGAGGGCAACAACAGCGGGTAGCCATTGCCCGTGCTGTGGTTGCCGGTCCCAAAATCATACTTGCCGACGAACCGACAGGTAATTTGGATTCAAAAAACGGCAGGGAGGTGATGGGCCTACTCTCCGAATTGAACAAGGATGGTACAACAGTTGTCATGGTAACACATAGTCAGCATGATGCAGGTTATGCCACACGTGTATTGAATCTGTTCGATGGGGAATTGATTTCTGAAGTGAAGTTGTAA